The Haloplanus sp. CK5-1 genome contains a region encoding:
- a CDS encoding GntG family PLP-dependent aldolase produces MIDLRSDTVTRPSDAMRDAARDAAVGDDVYRDDPTVNDLERRAADVVGCESALFVPTGTMGNQIAAYVHADPGSEVLVDGEAHMVRWEVGGLARGAGLQTRTVDAGDRAAFTPEQVHESCHEADLHRPGTGLVALENTHNARGGVAVPVDHVRAVAGAADDHNVPVHLDGARLFNACVALGVDAEEMVAPVDSVLFCLSKGLGAPVGSILAGRESFVDEARRVRKLLGGGMRQVGMIAAPGLLALENRGRLATDHENAARLAEGLDAVDGLSVPTPETNIVVADVSGTGLDPEGFVDRVAAHDVACGPFGDRTVRFCTHLDVDRSDVETAVDRVETALGSLE; encoded by the coding sequence ATGATCGACCTCCGCTCGGACACGGTGACCCGCCCCTCGGACGCGATGCGCGACGCCGCCCGCGACGCCGCCGTCGGCGACGACGTCTACCGCGACGACCCCACGGTGAACGACCTCGAACGCCGCGCCGCCGACGTCGTCGGATGCGAGTCGGCGCTGTTCGTCCCCACGGGGACGATGGGCAATCAGATCGCCGCGTACGTCCACGCCGACCCCGGGAGCGAAGTCCTCGTGGACGGCGAGGCCCACATGGTGCGGTGGGAGGTGGGTGGTCTCGCCCGGGGTGCCGGCCTCCAGACCCGGACCGTCGACGCCGGCGACCGGGCCGCGTTCACGCCCGAACAGGTCCACGAGAGCTGTCACGAGGCCGACCTCCACCGCCCCGGTACCGGCCTCGTCGCCCTCGAAAACACGCACAACGCCCGCGGCGGCGTGGCGGTGCCCGTCGACCACGTCCGCGCCGTCGCCGGCGCCGCGGACGACCACAACGTGCCCGTCCACCTCGACGGCGCGCGCCTGTTCAACGCCTGTGTCGCCCTCGGCGTCGACGCCGAAGAGATGGTCGCCCCCGTCGACTCCGTCCTGTTCTGTCTCTCGAAGGGGCTGGGTGCGCCCGTCGGCTCGATCCTCGCCGGACGCGAGTCGTTCGTCGACGAGGCCCGACGGGTCCGGAAACTCCTCGGCGGCGGGATGCGACAGGTCGGAATGATCGCAGCGCCCGGACTGCTCGCACTGGAGAACCGCGGCCGCCTCGCGACCGACCACGAGAACGCCGCCCGCCTCGCCGAGGGTCTCGACGCCGTCGACGGTCTCTCCGTCCCGACGCCCGAGACCAACATCGTCGTCGCCGACGTCTCGGGGACGGGCCTCGACCCCGAGGGGTTCGTCGACCGAGTCGCCGCCCACGACGTGGCCTGTGGTCCCTTCGGCGATCGA